One window from the genome of Haloprofundus halobius encodes:
- a CDS encoding DUF4177 domain-containing protein, whose translation MSESEATRWEYETLRPPRDESQKEAEDPKAELNQLGAEGWEFVETIDYEGGGTKYLVFKRPAQSSEPV comes from the coding sequence ATGTCCGAATCAGAGGCGACCCGCTGGGAGTACGAGACGCTTCGCCCACCACGTGATGAGTCCCAAAAAGAAGCAGAGGATCCGAAAGCAGAGTTGAATCAACTCGGTGCAGAGGGCTGGGAGTTTGTGGAGACGATCGACTACGAGGGAGGCGGCACCAAGTACCTCGTTTTCAAGCGACCTGCCCAATCGAGTGAGCCAGTATGA
- a CDS encoding DUF2270 domain-containing protein codes for MTDSSSDEFDPAAPDQREIGREMVDDSTGLGSVMAHAYRGEIDRVGTWRQRLDQTTTWAVTLMAAILTWAFSSADNPHYILLIGIVVVTIFLGIEARRYRDYDVFRSRARVIQENLFANALDPSQGTESHDWRAELSRDYRRPTLKVSVYEALANRLRRVYLALLSVLLVAWVFRITAFAPRQDWLTTAGIARIPGIAVVAVVGVFYVVLLGVTFWPRERHAKGEFREGDPGDWKETDR; via the coding sequence ATGACCGATTCGAGTAGCGACGAGTTCGACCCAGCAGCACCAGACCAACGGGAGATAGGCCGCGAAATGGTTGACGATAGTACGGGACTCGGGTCGGTGATGGCCCACGCCTATCGCGGAGAGATAGACCGAGTAGGGACGTGGCGACAGCGCCTCGACCAGACGACGACGTGGGCGGTGACGCTTATGGCAGCAATCTTGACGTGGGCGTTTTCGAGTGCTGATAACCCACACTATATCTTGCTAATCGGGATTGTTGTCGTCACCATATTTCTGGGCATCGAAGCACGGCGGTACCGGGACTACGATGTCTTTCGCTCTCGTGCTCGAGTCATCCAAGAGAACCTGTTCGCAAACGCCCTCGATCCGTCCCAAGGCACTGAAAGTCATGATTGGCGAGCGGAACTAAGCAGGGACTATCGCAGGCCGACGCTGAAAGTCTCGGTATACGAAGCACTCGCAAACCGGCTCCGGCGTGTGTACCTCGCTCTGCTCAGTGTCCTCTTGGTCGCGTGGGTCTTCAGGATTACAGCGTTCGCGCCGCGCCAAGACTGGCTGACAACCGCTGGAATCGCCCGTATACCTGGAATTGCTGTGGTTGCCGTTGTGGGTGTATTCTACGTCGTACTGCTGGGCGTCACCTTCTGGCCCCGCGAGCGCCATGCCAAGGGTGAATTCCGTGAAGGGGACCCGGGCGACTGGAAAGAGACGGACCGATAA